The DNA segment TGGCTGGTGGGGAGTTTGACTGGGGCGGTCGCCTCCTAAAGAGCAACGGAGGCGCCCAATGGTTCCCTCAGGCCGGATGGCAATCGGCCGGAGCGCGTAAAGGCAATAAGGGAGCTTGACTGTGAGGCCGACAAGCCGAACAGGGACGAAAGTCGGGCTTAGTGATCCCACGGTTCCGAGTGGAAGGGCCGTGGCTTAACGGATAAAAGCTACCCCGGGGATAACAGGCTGATCCTCCCCAAGAGTCCACATCGCCGGGAGGGTTTGGCACCTCGATGTCGGCTCGTCGCATCCTGGGGCCGGAGAAGGTCCCAAGGGTTGGGCTGTTCGCCCATTAAAGCGGTACGCGAGCTGGGTTTAGAACGTCGTGAGACAGTTCGGTCCCTATCCTCTGCAGCCGGAGGAAACTTGAGAAAAGCTGTCCCTAGTACGAGAGGACCGGGATGGACGTAGCTCTAGTGTGCCAGTTGTCCTGCCAAGGGCACGGCTGGTTAGCCACCTACGGACGAGATAAGCGCTGAAGGCATCTAAGTGCGAAGCTCTTTTCAAGATGAGGTTTCCCACTGGGTTAACCAGGTAAGGCCCGTGATAGACCACCACGTTGATAGGCCGGAGGTGTAAGCATGGCAACATGTTCAGCCGACCGGTACTAATCGGCCGAGGGCTTGGATTTACAAAGATGTTTGTGCTCGCTATGGAGTGTTCAAGGAGCAGCGGCCCCTCGGGGCCGCGCCTTTGTTGACAACACAGGTTTCGGTGGCGATGGCGAAGGGGTCACACCCGTTCCCATTCCGAACACGGAAGTTAAGCCCTTCTGCGCCGATGGTACTTGGGGAGAGATCCCCTGGGAGAGTAGGTCGCCGCCGGATTTCTCGAGAAGGCCCCCCGTTCGCGGGGGGCCTTCTTCGCGTCCCCTCGCCAGCGGGAGGCGGGCTGGGGTCGCTCCGGAGGCCACCGCTACGCTGCCCTGATGCCCTCCCCCGGACCCGACGATCGCCGACGACCGGGGGGCCGGCCAGACGACGACGAGGACGAGCGCCCGGGCCGGGGGCCCCGGGGGGGCGGGCCCGCCTCGGGCGCCGGTCGGCGTCCCGGAGGCCCTCCCCGGGGGCGCTCCGGTGGCCCTGGCTCCCGGGACCGGGGTGGGGATCGCCCCCCCGTGGATCGGCCCCAGTGGGGCGGTGTGGCCCGCCGGGGCGCCGGGCGCATGCACGACGACGTCCGGGGCGGTAGCGAGGCCCGTCGGGGCCCGGCCGGGCGCGGCCCGGCCCGAGGCGGTCCCGCCCGAGGGCGACCGGCCGGAAGCGGACCGGACCGGGGGCGCCCCGGCGAGGACCGCCCCCGCCGGCTCGACCAGTCCGGGCGGCCGGTCCGCCGGGCCGACGGGGGGCCGCGGGCCGGGCGACCCGGGGCTCCGAGCCGCCGGCCCCGCCCGGACGGTCGGCCCGACGGCCGACCCCTGTGGGAGCGCAAGCGTGACGACCAGGGCCGACCCGGCTCTCGCCGGGGCTCGGCCGACGACGCCCGGAGCACCCGGGGCGGTGCTGGGGGCCGGCCCGCGGGGAGGACGGACCGAGGCAGCAGCGGGCGTGACGACCGGCCCGGGCGGACCGGCGATGCGCCGGGGCGCGGGGACCGTGACCGGCGCCCGGACGCGGGCGGGGGGCGCCGGGACGCGGGTCGCCCGGACTCGGGTCGAGACGGCACGGGAGCCCGGCGCAACCCGCCGGAGCTGACGCCGCCGGCCCCGTACGAGCCCGAGGTGTGGGTGCGGGAGGACGAGCCGAAGCCCCGGCCCGGCCCCCGGAAGCGGGACCGGCCCGCGCCCATCGACACCGAGCTGGTGGAGGCCGAGCTGGTCCGGGCCCTGGGCCCGGCCAAGGGCAGCCGGGCCGCCCGCCGCGTGGCCGAGGGGGCCCGGGCCTTCGCCAACGAGCGGCTGGACGAGGCCCGCAAGGTCCTGAGCCCCATCGCCCGCGCCGCCCCCGGTGCCGCCTCGGTGCGGGAGCTGCTGGGCCTGACCCTCTACCAGCTGGGCCGGTGGCGCCCGGCGGCCAAGGAGCTGGAGGCCTTCGGCGAGCTCTCCGGCGCCGTCGACCAGCACCCGGTGCTGGCCGA comes from the Acidimicrobiales bacterium genome and includes:
- a CDS encoding tetratricopeptide repeat protein, which gives rise to MWVREDEPKPRPGPRKRDRPAPIDTELVEAELVRALGPAKGSRAARRVAEGARAFANERLDEARKVLSPIARAAPGAASVRELLGLTLYQLGRWRPAAKELEAFGELSGAVDQHPVLADCYRALGRHQDAEALWDELREASPSAELVAEGRIVAAGSLADRGRLADAIRLLEAAPRGRKPREHHLRTAYALADLRERAGDVSRSRELFAWIVGVDPDFADAADRLDTLR